CAATTGGCTATTCGCCGGAAGTCTGCGTGCCGGTCAGCGCGCGGCTGCCATCATGAGCCTGATCCAGTCGGCGAAACTCAATGGTCACGACCCCTACGTCTATTTGAAAGACGTGCTCACGCGACTTCCGACGCAACCCGCCCATCGGATTCATGAACTTCTGCCGCATCGCTGGCAGCTTGAAACCGCTCCCGCTTAGTTCCTCCAAGCGCGATCCGATTCCGGATTGC
The genomic region above belongs to Methyloterricola oryzae and contains:
- a CDS encoding transposase domain-containing protein, giving the protein NWLFAGSLRAGQRAAAIMSLIQSAKLNGHDPYVYLKDVLTRLPTQPAHRIHELLPHRWQLETAPA